One window of the Anopheles cruzii chromosome 2, idAnoCruzAS_RS32_06, whole genome shotgun sequence genome contains the following:
- the LOC128268228 gene encoding uncharacterized protein LOC128268228 encodes MNNPNFVAPPRGGGTRGARLCVRYGDAGSDVILMSTSNGAKACHLCGPGPGLAPLPGSPGTMRFSEAPSLSPVRPEVDESRASPAAERSSPFRCRRERDRCRTPPPTPAPPPSTPRKTRVPPDAMTVSGSQPQQPIESVHPCSRRTSNLGSRSTTTTTAQQPATGAALDAAASSMALCSGNMSSSSSSSTSCSPTPHASAGTSPGHPQQQQHSGGTPTSALRRLYFKTARVSKAASKAATVATVVAAAASSITAVPKVIVMGSSTTSEATTINTSTDSASTHVTNVTTTTDTETNDSLDLGDTSGQSEPLLSSLDDESSSIVMMNETNGEEDENITVINGPPDTPMLISYQELEDMSPASPMFSPRESPKPGSAVQPGLQRTAVHNPRTAPATSGPTRFPFDPPVSPDPKAPRATQRSGNRGTPAGGCSTLARTHETMFSFDESPNPIRRPPPKLPPSASSFEQTPEQSPNAAIDSLVATATQRQPQPADPAAVISSSSTPKRLMNSFKTRKERFVQQAGSAVAAATAAVTREAGPGKPFKNPNYDPDLTMFPFDREAIDYERIQRECFAVEEELLFEDHGTRTGGRPGPGDDDHDDLQRILDGGVGCESPSKLLFDSEIFSDHYSIFQQYAYLSQQERSGAIGDRSHGQRKPHAAADAFSPQRRPETAPACTTTIGGGSVMGAPSRFDQIATKFDMMPPSKLGGSNSVAAHHQLGCGTLLPDLRVDYFAETSITISPSSSTSPVIAVGEPPGTTVVVARAPSPRLPAAVDAVVVVTGTGAHTAGAINVTPNPMDGAVCTQPRATIVVQQPSLSLDYTSVETILLKNEGDFISVEQGKEQQPVPAQKKRQQREEHMRQLLDVTNTLTTEEIKDFEMRYGSPHHSRSQSVKTPGSRAGGRPNQLCLPQQRSRVASMPNTGVEEEYYRLRHFSITGKGVVNRGDSLKSRRSKSNNSVASSNSSTEHLTPAAVNVVGSARTSATCSLASSRESSTSNPGSGPYKVLMLGGAAVGKSSLVSQFMTSEYLHAYDTSIDDDSGEKTVSVLLSGEESELTFIDHSYTEMAPENCMATYDPHGYCVIYSSADKGSFLVAERVLQILWTTENIAQKAVILVANKADLARSRMVASDEGKAMATQYDCKFIETSVGINHNVDELLVGLLSQIRLKLENPEKSRDLFRKRSIRKSKRRACSPLGGAICLAGIGGNTNPSTPVSGPPAPGGFVETPPGSAHSSPRKYRGSRTSASLKVKGLLGRVWARDSKSKSCENLHVL; translated from the exons ATGAATAACCCTAACTTTGTCGCCCCGCCCCGCGGTGGGGGCACCCGAGGCGCCCGGTTATGCGTGCGTTACGGCGATGCTGGGAGCGATGTGATTTTAATGAGCACCAGTAATGGAGCTAAAGCCTGCCACTTGTGtggtcccggccccgggttggcCCCGTTACCGGGCAGCCCGGGAACGATGAGGTTTTCCGAGGCGCCCTCGTTGAGCCCGGTCAGGCCGGAGGTGGACGAGTCGAGGGCGTCGCC CGCCGCCGAGCGGTCCTCACCCTTCCGATGTCGGCGCGAGCGAGATAGATGCCGAACGCCTCCTCCGACACCAGCACCGCCTCCTTCGACGCCCCGCAAAACTAGAG TGCCCCCCGATGCCATGACAGTATCCGgttcgcagccgcagcagccgatCGAAAGTGTCCACCCTTGCAGCCGGCGCACCAGCAACCTTGGGTCCCGttctaccaccaccaccaccgctcaGCAGCCCGCGACCGGCGCAGCTCTCGATGCCGCCGCGTCTTCGATGGCGCTGTGCAGCGGCAAcatgtcgtcatcgtcctcgtcgtcgaccTCCTGCTCCCCGACTCCGCATGCCTCCGCCGGCACCAGTCCCGGacatccgcagcagcagcagcacagtgGCGGCACCCCAACGTCTGCCCTGCGGAGGCTTTACTTCAAGACGGCTCGCGTCAGCAAGGCCGCCAGCAAGGCTGCCACGGTGGCGACGGTAGTGGctgcggcggccagcagcatcacgGCCGTCCCGAAAGTGATCGTGATGGGTTCGTCCACGACATCCGAGGCCACCACGATCAACACCTCGACTGACTCGGCTTCGACACACGTCACGAACGTTACGACCACAACCGACACCGAAACCAACGACTCCTTGGACCTCG GTGATACGTCGGGACAGAGCGAACCGCTGCTCAGCTCGCTGGACGACGAGAGCTCCAGCATCGTGATGATGAACGAAACCAACGGTGAGGAGGACGAAAACATCACCGTCATCAACGGGCCGCCCGACACACCGATGCTGATAAGCTATCAG GAACTGGAAGACATGTCACCGGCATCGCCCATGTTTTCCCCGCGCGAGTCACCGAAACCCGGTTCTGCGGTGCAGCCGGGGTTGCAGCGCACCGCGGTGCACAACCCGCGGACGGCACCGGCCACATCCGGGCCCACCCGGTTCCCATTCGATCCGCCAGTGTCGCCCGATCCGAAAGCACCCAGAGCCACCCAACGCAGCGGAAATCGCGGAACGCCGGCTGGTGGCTGCAGTACGCTGGCCCGGACCCACGAGACCATGTTCAGCTTCGACGAGTCACCGAACCCGATCCGCCGTCCACCGCCCAAGCTGCccccgtcggcgtcgtcgttcGAGCAAACGCCGGAACAATCGCCGAACGCGGCCATCGATAGCCTGGTGGCGACGGCCACGCAACGGCAGCCACAGCCGGCGGACCCAGCAGCGGTGATCTCCTCATCCTCGACACCGAAGCGGCTGATGAACAGCTTCAAGACGCGAAAGGAGCGCTTCGTCCAGCAGGCGGGCAgtgccgtggcggcggcgacggccgccgtcACTCGGGAAGCCGGGCCCGGCAAGCCGTTCAAAAACCCGAACTACGACCCCGACCTGACGATGTTCCCGTTCGACCGGGAGGCGATCGACTACGAGCGTATCCAGCGGGAGTGTTTCGCCGTCGAGGAGGAGCTGCTCTTTGAGGACCATGGCACCCGGACCGGGGGTCGCCCTGGACCGGgggacgacgaccacgatgaCCTGCAGCGCATCCTGGACGGGGGCGTGGGGTGCGAGTCCCCCTCGAAGCTGCTGTTCGACTCGGAGATCTTTAGCGATCACTACTCGATCTTCCAGCAGTACGCCTACCTGTCGCAGCAGGAACGGAGCGGCGCGATCGGTGACCGGTCCCACGGCCAACGGAAGCCGCACGCAGCGGCCGATGCGTTCTCACCGCAACGGCGCCCGGAAACGGCACCcgcctgcaccaccaccatcggcggcggcagcgtcaTGGGTGCACCCTCGCGGTTCGATCAGATCGCGACCAAGTTCGACATGATGCCGCCCTCGAAGCTCGGCGGTAGCAACAGTGTCGCCGCGCACCACCAGCTGGGCTGCGGGACTCTGCTGCCGGATCTGCGTGTCGACTACTTCGCCGAAACGTCCATCACGATCTCGCCCTCGTCGTCAACGTCTCCGGTGATCGCCGTCGGTGAGCCGCCTGGAACGACGGTCGTGGTCGCGCGTGCGCCATCGCCCCGACTACCGGCGGCGGTCGacgcagtcgtcgtcgtcaccggcaCAGGCGCACACACCGCCGGGGCTATAAATGTAACGCCAAACCCGATGGACGGAGCAGTCTGTACACAACCACGGGCAACAATAGTCGTACAGCAA CCTTCGCTCAGCTTGGACTACACATCCGTCGAGACGATTCTGCTCAAGAATGAGGGTGACTTTATCAGCGTCGAGCAGggcaaggagcagcagccggtgccggcgcaAAAGAAGCGACAGCAGCGCGAGGAACACATGCGCCAGCTGCTGGACGTGACCAACACGCTTACGACGGAGGAAATCAAGGACTTCGAGATGAG ATACGGTAGTCCACACCACAGCCGGTCGCAGTCCGTAAAAACACCGGGAAGCCGTGCAGGGGGCCGTCCAAATCAGCTATGCTTGCCACAACAACGATCAAG AGTGGCTTCTATGCCCAACACAGGGGTCGAAGAAGAGTACTACCGGCTGAGGCATTTCTCCATCACCGGCAAAGGGGTCGTAAATCGGGGTGATTCGCTCAAAAGTCGACGAAGTAAATCGAACAACAGTGTGGCCAGCTCCAACTCCAG TACCGAGCATTTGACTCCAGCAGCCGTGAATGTGGTTGGTTCCGCGCGCACATCCGCCACGTGTAGTTTGGCATCGAGCCGAGAAAGCAGTACATCGAATCCGGGTTCGGGACCGTACAA GGTGCTGATGCTCGGTGGAGCGGCCGTCGGAAAGAGCTCGCTGGTGTCACAGTTTATGACCTCCGAATACCTGCATGCGTACGACACCAGCATAG ATGATGATTCGGGAGAAAAAACGGTTTCCGTTCTACTCAGTGGAGAAGAATCCGAGTTAACATTCATCGACCACAGCTACACCGAGATGGCG CCGGAAAACTGCATGGCAACGTACGATCCGCACGGATACTGCGTCATCTACTCGTCGGCCGATAAGGGCAGTTTTCTGGTCGCCGAACGGGTGCTGCAAATCCTGTGGACCACAGAAAATATCGCCCAAAAGGCTGTGATCCTGGTGGCCAACAAGGCGGATCTTGCCCGCAGTCGAATGGTTGCTTCCGACG AGGGCAAAGCAATGGCCACACAGTACGACTGCAAGTTCATCGAAACGTCCGTAGGCATCAACCACAACGTGGACGAGCTGTTGGTTGGGTTGCTATCGCAAATAAGACTAAAGCTGGAGAACCCAGAGAAATCAAG GGACCTCTTccggaaacgatcgatcaGAAAGTCAAAACGACGGGCCTGCTCCCCGCTGGGTGGGGCCATCTGTTTGGCGGGCATCGGTGGGAACACCAACCCCAGCACACCGGTTTCGGGaccaccggcccccgggggcttcGTTGAAACGCCTCCCGGAAGTGCCCACAGCAG TCCGAGGAAGTACCGGGGCTCACGGACATCGGCTAGCCTAAAGGTGAAAGGGCTACTGGGTCGTGTGTGGGCACGTGACTCGAAATCCAAGAGTTGTGAAAATTTGCACGTGCTGTAA
- the LOC128269227 gene encoding heat shock 70 kDa protein, with amino-acid sequence MEIRSAPAAVAIGIDFGTSYSSVGIFRNDKFEIVANDAGNHRIPSVVAFTEKARLVGEEALALADHDPANCVVDVKRVLGRPKGEGGNQIQVQFKGERKSYHPEEICSLILAHLRAMAERRLGHTVTGAVIAVPAQFSDGQRQAVLDAATIAGLTVLRLINEPTAAAISFGINKKVIGEQCVLVCSFGGGFLDVSILTIYNGVFQVRASSGDTNLGGVDIDSRLVAYLVKQLHETQSVDVSGDRAALRKIRKACEQAKRTLSYTSQVSIEIDGLGEGGHTLCTLLTKDVLYELCKDLFERVLLHVETALRRARKDRFAVHEIMLVGESSRIPRVQIMLSEFFDRRSLSSSVNSDEAVVVGTAIAAGILSGDRSATIQDVLWWDLVPRSIGLIGANGDDQPRILISRNSTLPLKVKHRLKNFRAVQRLYEGESAIVSDNITLGRLLLEGNFADGIEYVGLSFNVDLNGVLHVVVEGNCELKASLDKGRLERYEIDRIVYEHKRLVLEMARGEQEEEQRRKNPQHPEAKDESRKGPTSDDRIGTWDRFSEWLHCVCIVTFDLELGQAMELIHPKHVTLTEQEKMNICYLAFPDSNSGCMGDSQFHIRLRVSSGSENSILPKGLQEFNCHCLPVHRADPGHFWGFVYFRQIKDSTLKRGYFQKSVVLLTRLPFVNLFYELSAAIAPAYFATGEPTLEAICDAICKWPSLLGDELLSLQVLGSVYEVSIPKQNGKMAIVPNPDTTVPAGSTANRVLSSVHEIDIFKSLQLFLPYIHLLWELVLTGEPIIVTGTSPTDCAHMVQSLTSLISPLAYCAESRPYFTIHDTEFKEFTQSKNGHPSIILGVTNPFFAKTLQHWPHTLRLQDSAEAQLLKQQQQQQQKQSALYSPKGGPTSGPPSASASSSSASASSSDGSATLSRLSKIKQITTKLLDSSPGLYTQYKPFVQKDKAFIKKILLGMKTERPLSVQSALLRRHLLELTQSFMIPLERYMASLMPLQKDISPFRSAPQPNPFRQEDFLATLDDCGPQLTSTCRGDWEGLYRRFFSSPNFKGWYEARYFELEQTLQVLHMQTLSEANLAEWAKGKLEVEIVDMILRLRHKLTLCSSDHIAALPVQLNARETRGQLLRHMENMKTSLPDDLKQILGDA; translated from the coding sequence ATGGAAATCCGGTCGGCCCCCGCTGCGGTGGCAATCGGAATCGACTTCGGGACGAGCTACTCGAGCGTCGGCATCTTCCGGAACGATAAGTTCGAAATCGTTGCCAACGATGCGGGCAATCATCGCATCCCGTCGGTGGTAGCGTTCACCGAGAAGGCGCGTCTGGTGGGCGAAGAAGCGCTCGCTCTGGCCGATCACGACCCGGCGAACTGTGTCGTGGACGTGAAGCGTGTCCTTGGGCGGCCCAAGGGGGAAGGTGGCAACCAGATTCAGGTGCAGTTCAAGGGCGAACGGAAAAGCTACCATCCGGAAGAGATATGCAGCCTTATACTGGCGCACTTGCGCGCGATGGCAGAGCGACGGCTCGGGCACACGGTGACCGGTGCCGTCATTGCCGTTCCGGCGCAGTTCTCCGACGGGCAGCGGCAGGCGGTGCTGGATGCGGCCACCATTGCCGGCCTCACGGTGCTACGGTTGATCAacgaaccgacggcggcggccatttcgTTCGGCATCAACAAGAAGGTGATCGGCGAGCAGTGCGTGTTAGTGTGTTCGTTCGGTGGCGGGTTTCTCGATGTGTCCATTCTAACGATCTACAACGGAGTGTTCCAGGTGCGGGCTAGCTCGGGAGACACGAATCTTGGTGGCGTGGACATTGACAGCCGATTGGTGGCGTACCTCGTGAAGCAGCTGCACGAAACCCAATCGGTCGACGTCAGTGGTGATCGGGCGGCGCTCCGAAAGATCCGGAAAGCGTGCGAGCAGGCGAAGCGCACCCTGTCCTACACGAGCCAGGTATCGATCGAAATCGATGGCCTCGGCGAAGGTGGTCACACGCTGTGCACGCTGCTCACGAAGGACGTACTGTACGAACTGTGCAAGGATCTGTTCGAGCGGGTGCTCCTGCACGTGGAAACGGCATTGCGGCGCGCGCGTAAGGATCGGTTCGCCGTCCACGAGATCATGCTCGTCGGTGAATCGTCGCGTATTCCGCGTGTGCAAATAATGCTGAGCGAGTTCTTCGATCGCCGCTCGCTCAGCAGCTCGGTCAATTCGGACGaggcggtcgtcgtcgggacggccatcgccgccggcatTCTCAGTGGCGACCGGTCCGCCACGATACAGGACGTGCTCTGGTGGGATCTGGTGCCCCGGTCGATCGGACTGATCGGTGCGAACGGTGACGATCAACCGCGAATACTCATTAGTCGCAACTCGACGCTTCCGCTGAAGGTGAAGCACCGGCTGAAGAACTTCCGCGCGGTGCAGCGACTGTACGAGGGGGAGAGTGCCATCGTAAGTGATAATATTACCCtcggccggctgctgctggagggaAACTTTGCCGACGGCATCGAGTACGTCGGGCTGTCGTTCAACGTGGATCTGAACGGAGTGCTgcacgtggtggtggagggcAACTGTGAGCTCAAGGCGTCGCTAGACAAGGGCCGCCTGGAGCGCTACGAAATCGATCGCATCGTGTACGAACACAAGCGGCTAGTTCTCGAAATGGCTCGGGGCGAGCAGGAGGAAGagcaacgaagaaaaaacccaCAGCACCCGGAAGCGAAGGACGAGTCGAGGAAGGGGCCAACTTCCGATGACAGGATAGGTACCTGGGACCGGTTCAGCGAGTGGTTGCACTGCGTCTGTATCGTTACGTTCGATCTCGAGCTGGGCCAAGCGATGGAACTCATCCATCCGAAGCATGTTACCCTGACGGAACAGGAAAAGATGAACATCTGCTACCTGGCGTTCCCCGACTCGAACTCGGGCTGCATGGGCGACTCGCAGTTCCACATCCGCCTGCGGGTTTCATCCGGGTCCGAAAATTCCATCCTGCCGAAGGGGCTGCAAGAGTTCAACTGCCACTGCCTGCCGGTGCACCGGGCCGATCCGGGCCACTTCTGGGGCTTCGTGTACTTCCGCCAGATCAAGGACAGCACACTGAAGCGCGGCTACTTCCAGAAGAgtgtggtgctgctgacgcGGCTTCCGTTCGTGAACCTTTTCTACGAGCTAAGCGCCGCCATTGCACCGGCCTACTTTGCGACGGGCGAGCCAACGCTGGAGGCCATCTGCGATGCAATATGCAAGTGGCCGTCGTTGCTAGGCGACGAACTGCTGTCACTTCAGGTGCTGGGCAGCGTGTATGAGGTCAGCATACCGAAGCAGAACGGCAAAATGGCCATCGTACCGAACCCGGACACGACGGTGCCGGCCGGTTCCACGGCCAACCGGGTGCTGTCGTCGGTGCACGAGATTGACATTTTCAAAAGCCTGCAGCTGTTTTTGCCCTACATTCACCTGCTCTGGGAGCTGGTGCTCACCGGGGAACCGATTATCGTGACCGGCACCTCACCGACCGACTGTGCCCACATGGTGCAATCGTTGACCAGCCTTATCAGCCCGCTGGCGTACTGCGCCGAAAGCCGTCCCTACTTTACGATACACGATACCGAGTTCAAAGAGTTCAcgcaaagcaaaaacggcCACCCATCGATCATACTGGGCGTGACGAATCCGTTCTTCGCCAAAACGCTGCAGCACTGGCCACATACGCTTCGCCTGCAGGACAGCGCCGAGGCGCAGCTActgaagcaacagcagcaacagcagcagaaacaatCGGCACTCTATTCACCGAAGGGCGGGCCAACGAGCGGGCCGCCATCGGCGTCCgcttcgtcatcatcggcctCGGCGTCGTCATCGGACGGTTCCGCGACCCTGTCACGGCTATCGAAGATCAAGCAGATAACGACCAAGCTACTGGATTCCTCGCCCGGCCTGTACACCCAGTACAAACCGTTCGTACAGAAGGATAAAGCGTTTATCAAGAAAATTTTGCTCGGCatgaaaacggaacggccacTATCGGTGCAGTCGGCCCTTCTGCGGCGTCATCTGCTCGAGCTAACGCAAAGCTTTATGATACCGCTCGAGCGGTACATGGCCTCGCTGATGCCACTGCAGAAGGATATTTCACCGTTCCGCTCGGCCCCGCAGCCGAACCCCTTCCGGCAGGAGGATTTCCTGGCCACGCTCGACGACTGTGGGCCACAGCTCACGTCCACCTGCCGGGGCGACTGGGAGGGCCTGTACCGGCGGTTCTTCAGTTCGCCCAACTTCAAGGGCTGGTACGAGGCGCGTTACTTCGAGCTCGAGCAAACGCTGCAGGTGCTGCACATGCAGACCCTGTCCGAGGCGAACCTGGCCGAGTGGGCGAAGGGCAAGCTGGAGGTGGAGATCGTCGACATGATACTCCGGTTGCGCCACAAGCTGACGCTCTGCAGCAGCGACCACATTGCGGCCCTGCCGGTGCAACTGAACGCGCGGGAAACGCGCGGCCAGCTGCTGCGCCACATGGAGAACATGAAGACAAGTCTTCCGGACGATTTGAAGCAAATTTTGGGCGACGCTTGA